The segment GAAAAGACTGGGTGATTCTGGATGCGCTCAATTACATCAAAGACAACATTGACGGAACGTTATCGTACCGCTGGTCGTGCCGGATGGGTGTGTGTGGCAGTTGCGGCATGATGGTCAATGGTAAGCCGGTGCTGACATGTGCTGCCTTCATGGAAAAGTTTTTGCCCGGTCCGATCCGTGTTGAGCCGCTGGCTAACTTCCCTGTGGTTCGAGATCTTGTAATCGAAATGAATGATTTCATGCGAAAGCTACGGATGATCAAGCCCTGGATCATCCGGGAACAAGAAAAACCGCTGGCTGAGGGCGAATATCTCCAGACCCCTGCTCAGCTTGCCGAATATAAACAATACAGCATGTGTATCAACTGCATGATCTGCTATGCGGCCTGTCCGGTTTATGGTTTGGAGCCGGCATTCATCGGTCCGGCAGCTATTGCGCTTGCGCAGCGCTACAACCTGGATAGTAGAGATCAGGGAAAATCGGAAAGGCTCAGAATTCTTTCGCAGGAGGAAGGAATCTGGGCATGCACACTGGTGGAAGAATGCTCTGCCGTCTGCCCAAAGGGTGTCGATCCGGCCGAGGCTATTCAACGGTACAAAGTAACCGGCGCCACGGAATGGTGGAAATCGATCCTGATGCCGTGGGGCAACCGGTGATGGAAGGAACAGTAAATCGGAAACCGTGGTATACGAAATATCATCCCAAATGGTATCGCACCAGGATACCGATCTTTTGGTGGGTCCACAAATTACCTCATATAAGATTTATTGCAAGAGAATTGACTAGCGTCGCCGTAGCCCTCTACGCGTGCATTTTACTCTATCAAATTAGCGCGGTGGCTGATGGCCCGGAGGCATACGTAAGATTCCTCGAATGGCTGAAGACACCGTTTTCGGTGTTACTTCATGCTGTTGCATTCTTGTTTGTGCTATTTCACAGTATCACCTGGTTTAATCTTGCTCCGAAGGCTCTCGTTGTTAGCCTTGGTAGCAAACGAGTTCCGCCGCAGGTTATCGTTGTCTTAAACTATGCGGCCTGGATCATTTTATCGTTAGGCATCTCCTGGATTCTGCTGAAATGAAAAAGAGCACCGAACCTTTTTGGTGGGGATTGTTTGGCGCAGGTGGCACATGTGCAGCTTTTTTCATTCCTGTTTTACTTTTTCTAAATGGACTCGCCGTCCCGCTCGGATGGATCGCGGCTCCTACCTTTGAACATATGTTCGATCTGGTAGCGCATCCCCTGACCCGGTTGTTCCTTTTTGTTGTGATTTCACTGTCATTTTTCCATTGGGCGCATCGTTTCCGTTTTACACTCTACGATGGATTACAGCTGAAACATTTGAATCAGCTCATTGCCGTTCTAACTTATGGCAGTGCAATCGTTGGAACACTGATAGCCGCATTTACACTCTGGAACATTTAGATTTCTGATCTTGATGACGGCGGTACGTATTCTCAGTAGGGGCGCGATTCATCGCGCCAACTACTTCGCTATGGAATGTTCACTTTAATCTCGCAGTTCGCGGTGTCGGTTCCTATTCCGCCGTTACACATGTCGGTTCCGGAACCGCCATCGATGTTGTCGTTTCCGCTGCCGCCGCAAATCGTATCGCTGCCGTC is part of the bacterium genome and harbors:
- a CDS encoding succinate dehydrogenase/fumarate reductase iron-sulfur subunit yields the protein MTTTVKLEVFRYRPEEDAQPLYQNYEVPFRKDWVILDALNYIKDNIDGTLSYRWSCRMGVCGSCGMMVNGKPVLTCAAFMEKFLPGPIRVEPLANFPVVRDLVIEMNDFMRKLRMIKPWIIREQEKPLAEGEYLQTPAQLAEYKQYSMCINCMICYAACPVYGLEPAFIGPAAIALAQRYNLDSRDQGKSERLRILSQEEGIWACTLVEECSAVCPKGVDPAEAIQRYKVTGATEWWKSILMPWGNR
- a CDS encoding fumarate reductase subunit C, translating into MVEIDPDAVGQPVMEGTVNRKPWYTKYHPKWYRTRIPIFWWVHKLPHIRFIARELTSVAVALYACILLYQISAVADGPEAYVRFLEWLKTPFSVLLHAVAFLFVLFHSITWFNLAPKALVVSLGSKRVPPQVIVVLNYAAWIILSLGISWILLK
- a CDS encoding fumarate reductase subunit D yields the protein MKKSTEPFWWGLFGAGGTCAAFFIPVLLFLNGLAVPLGWIAAPTFEHMFDLVAHPLTRLFLFVVISLSFFHWAHRFRFTLYDGLQLKHLNQLIAVLTYGSAIVGTLIAAFTLWNI